Genomic segment of Peribacillus frigoritolerans:
GAAGCTTGGGTAATTTCATCATTATCTAATAGATGAACAATAAATTGATGCCAAATTTGGTTTAAATCCATCGTTTGTTACGCTCCCTTCACAGTGTATATATTCATAATAGTGAGAGAATTTCGTTTATAATCTTTTTTCTTGGTTGAAAGTAAAGATTCTGCTATGCTACACTTAGTTAAAACCTTTATAAAAGGGAGTTATTGATATGCTTGGAGCGAGACAGGGAATCATCGTCTATTTACATACATTAAAACAAGCCAAAATGCTTAGGAAATTTGGAAATATCCATTATGTTTCTAAAAAGTTGAAATATGTGGTGCTTTATACGAATATGGATGAAGTGGAACCACTAGTGGAAAAGCTGAATAATTATTCGTTCGTTAAAAAAGTGGACCTTTCTTACAAGCCTTTTTTGAAGGTGGAGTTCGAAAACTCCAAACCGGATAAAGCGAAAGAATATGATTATAAAATGGGAATTTAAAAAAAGCTGACTCATGCGGAGTCAGCTTTTTTCAATTCAGGGGGATCAATCAACCTAATGGGGGCAGATACCTATTCATTCGCAAAATGCCGATTAAGTGTTGGTAGTACAACTCGATTTCTGCGAAGAGCACCGAAGGTTTCACGTCGATTTCAATAATCGGTCTATCCAGTTCCTCCGCCAAGTTCTCAAAAAGCTCATAGCGTTTGTTTTTTGTCTCATGAGGGTTAGGTATACCTTCACGGCAAATGTAAAGCGGCTGGAATTTCCCGGGATCTGTGGGCTGCATGACGATCACCAATGACGTGACCTTTTTATCATTTATAGTAGTATGCATGGCCATAAGTCTTGCAACTCGATGTTTCTGATTGCGTCCTACTTCCAGCAACTCATATATATCGGAATATCCTTGTCCAATTTCAATAAAACGTTGAATCAATTAAACCTCTCCTAACTAACTTATTATTCATTACTTTATCATTATCCCTCATAAAAGAGAAGGACAACTTCATTGACGAAGCATGACAAAGACACTTAGATATCAGAGATTTAACAATAAAAAAAGCCCTGCAAAAATATGCAGGGTCCTTCTATGTCTAACTAAGGACCAGAAGGCAAAGGGAGAGGAGAAACCGGAGGAAGAGCTTATGGGGAAACGTAAGCCTTCTCCGCGGTTGGCAACAACACCTAAAAAGGAATGTTGTTATTCACATTATTGCCAAAAACCACTTTATTATTCAAAATGTAAAAGATTTATAAAAAGAATCCATGGACCGAAATGATACGTTGATTTTCATCTTGGAAATGAAGCCAAATGGGTTTAAATATTGGCTAGCTTTTTCTAATATGTTAGGATAGGAAAGTAACAGAAATTTGTCATAAAATGTGGTGAGGATTATGAGGGTCGTTTCCGGAATTTGCAAAGGAAGACCACTTAAGGCTGTACCGGGTACAGGAACCCGGCCGACTACTGATAAAGTCAAGGAATCCATTTTCAATATGATTGGTCCTTATTTCGAAGGAGGGCTGGTCCTCGACTTGTTTGCCGGGAGCGGTGGACTGGGAATTGAAGCGTTAAGCAGAGGCATGGATAAAGCCATATTTGTCGACCGGGATTTTAAAGCAAATCAAACGGTTAAGGCCAATTTGGAACTATGCAAGTTTTCAGACCGTGCAGAAGTTTATAAAAATGATTCAGAGCGTGCACTGAAGGCTTTGGTGAAAAGGGAAATGACTTTTGAATTGATTTTTCTTGATCCACCTTATAAGAAACAAAAGCTAGTCGAGATTCTTGAAGAAATACATAAATACCGATTGCTGAACGATATGGGATACATTGTTTGTGAGCATGGCCATGATGTTACATTGCCAGAAAAAGTTGGTGACTTTACCGTTAAGAGAAAAGAAGTTTATGGCGTCATTGCCGTTACGATTTATCAATGGGGAAACGTACACGAACAGGGGGAACTATGAATGTCCAAAATAGCGATTTGTCCGGGGAGTTTTGATCCAATAACATTTGGTCATCTTGATATCATTCAAAGGGGAGCGAATGTTTTTGATGAGGTATATGTGGTCATCGTGAACAATTCAGCGAAAAATTCACTTTTTACAGTGGAGGAGAGACTGGAATTGATTACTGAGGCGACTGCCCATATGCCGAATGTTAAGGTGGATTTCTATCAGGGATTGACGGTCGACTATGCTGAAAGCGTTTCCGCGAATGCCATTATCAGGGGATTGAGGGCGACTTCCGACTTTGAATATGAAATGCAGGGAACTTCGATGAACCGATTCCTAAACAATAAAATAGAGTCATTCTTTATCATGACGAAAAATCAATATTCTTTCTTGAGTTCGAGTATCGTGAAAGAGGTAGCGAAGTATGGCGGGGATATCTCCGAACTAGTGCCAAGCGTCGTCCAGAAAGCCCTGGCCAAAAAGTACAAGGAACTGAAAGGATAGAAAAAAAGAGCATTGCCTACGCGCAATGCTCTTTTTTTCGGTTTTAAGAAAGGCCTTTGAATAGCCTTTTGGTAAATATGATGATATATAGGATCAAAAACAAGAGTGTTAGAATGGGGCCGAAATCAAGCATGTTCTGATATAGGGAATTCGCGTGTTCACCGGATCCGCTGACTGGGAATGCGTTTAACGGGCTGCCGCTGTACATATTGCCTTTATAGAATGGTTCCCAAAGCAAGATTGTAATAATGGATGCCAGAAGGCCATGTGCTATCCTAGCCAGAAAAAAGGGAGTGAAACGAATGTCTGTTGCGGCAATGATGCTGGCAACTTGCGCTTGAATGCTGAAACCGTTGAAAGCTAAGATGAAACTTGTCATCACAGTTTGCTGAAAGAGTGTCGCATCTTCGACCGTACTGGTTAATTTTGAACCAAGGGTCATTTCAAACATGCCTGATATGAAGGGGAGGCTTAAGGAATCCGGGAAATTAAAAATATGTAAAATTCCTCCGACCCACGATGCTAGCAATCCGGTAATGTTCATATGAAATAAAAGCTTGTTCACCACCGAAAAGAGAATGATGAACCCCCCGATCATTAATAGGGTTTGGATGGATGAGAGTACCGCATCTCCGAGTAAACTGCCAAATGGTCTTGTTTCTTTTATTCTGGTTCGATGCATTTGGCTAAAAGCTTGTCTTATGGAGGGGAGCTTGGTCATTACTTTAGTATGGGATTTTTCTTCTTTCCAACGGTAAAAACGCATGATGATGCCTACACAAAAATTTCCTAGGTAGTGGGAAAGTGCAAGGATGATCCCTAAATGAGGATTGTGGAAAAACCCGACGGCAACGGCAACGAACAGGAACAATGGATTAGATGAATTAGTAAAACAAACGAGTCTTTCAGCTTCAATGCGGGTCAATTGTTCTTCCTGACGAAGCCTCACAGTGTATTTCGCTCCAGCTGGAAATCCTGATGCAAGTCCCATCGCCCAAACGAAACCGCCCACTCCTGGTACACGGAATAAAGGGCGCATAAATGGTTCGAGCATGACGCCAATGAACCTGACAACCCCAAAACTGATTAATAACTCCGAGAAAATCAAGAAAGGTAGAAGCGAAGGGAACACAATTGTCCACCAAATATTGAGTCCGCCTTTGGAAGCTTCAAAGGATTCTTGGGGGAAGATGATCAAGCCAACTGCCATCATCGTGACGGAGGTAGCTAACAGTACTGTTTTAGATTTTGATTTTAGCAAAATTCAGCCTCCTCTTGAAGGTTACTAAATAAGGGCAGTTCGTTTCGTATATAATAAAATATGAACTTCCTTTTCTCGAAAAGTAAGCGCATGATGAAATGTGGATTGTTCCGACATTATAAATGAGGATGAGCCTCACGGTGGAATTTCAATGAAACCCTGCACTTTATTGGCTGGCATAGTTTATATCTGCCATGCTTGTTTCACTGTCAATATAAATAATATGCTTCTATAAATCCGTTTAAGACCATAACTTTGAATGAGTGTTATTTCAATATTTTGAACTAGTTATAGCGGGAGGGATATCTTTGTCGAAACCAAAAGTCGGGCTTGCACTTGGATCAGGAGGAGCTAGGGGGTTTGCACATATTGGCGTGATAAAGGTATTACAGCAAGAAGGCATTCCGATAGATATGATTGCTGGAAGCAGCATGGGAGCTATGGTTGCAGCCTTTTATGGAGCGGGTTCGGATATCGAGAGGCTGTATAAGTTGTCCCGTGCATTTAAGCGAAAGTATTATTTAGACTTCACCATACCTAAAATGGGCTTCATTTCGGGTAAACGAACAAAGGATTTAATCAGGGTATTTACATATGGCAAGAAATTTGAAGAACTTGATATTCCTGTGGCGGTGGTAGCCACTGATATAAAAACGGGGGAAAAAGTCATTTTTCAGGAAGGTCCCATCGCACCCGCTGTAAGGGCAAGCATTTCCATTCCTGGCATTTTCATTCCCGAAAAAATCGGAAACAGACTGCTTGTTGATGGCGGCGTTGTTGACAGGGTTCCTGTTTCAGTCGTGAAGGATATGGGAGCAGACATCATAATTGGTGTGGATGTAGCCCACGTGAAACAGGATATGGAGATAAACTCCATCTATGATGTCATCATGCAAAGCCTCGATATCCTGCAAATGGAACTGGTTAAAAGCAGGGAGTTTGCTTCAGACGTCATGATACGCCCCAGGGTTGAGAAATACAGCTCTAAATCATTTACAAACGTTCAGGAAATAATTAGTATTGGAGAAGAAGCTGCAAGAGGAAAGATAGATCAAATTAAGCAGAGCATTGTTACTTGGAAGGAGTCCTTTGAAGATGAGCCGTAAAATGTATGTACGCACTTTCCTGGTGGTGGCTATACTTCTCATAGCATCAGCCCTTTATTCCCTACCTTTTTATGTATCAAAACCAGGAATGGCTAAAGAATTGGAGCCAATCATTGAGGTATCCGGAGGAGATGAAGCAAAAGGAAGCTTTATGTTAACCACTGTAAGGATGGGCCGGGCGAATATATATTCCTACATGCTGGCGAAATGGAGCAAATATCAGGAGCTTTATCCGGAAACCTCCATTCGAAGCGAAGATGAAACGGATGAAGAATATAATATCAGGCAGCTGCACTTAATGGATGGTTCTAAAAATAATGCCATTCAGATCGCATATGAAAAAGCAGGGAAAGAAGTGGATTACGAGTACCTGGGTGTATATGTTTTGGACGTGCTAAAAGGAATGCCTGCAGCTAAAGAGCTGAAAGCGGGCGATCAAATCATTCAGGTCGATGACGTTAAATTCAAGTCTGCACAGGAATTCATGGACTACATTAACGGAAAAAAGGCTGGAGATGAAGTGAAAATAGTGTATAAGCGGGAAGAGACGGAGAAAACGGCCGTTCTTTCATTGCAGCCTTTTAAAAATGACCCAAATAGGGTCGGAATAGGCATTTCGCTGGATGACAATCGAAAAGTGACCACAATACCGGCGATTGCCATAGATTCAGAACAAATAGGCGGTCCTTCAGCTGGTTTAATGTTTTCATTGGAGATTTATAATCAATTAACAAAAGGCGATCTTACAAGTGGCTATGACATAGCGGGTACAGGAACGATGTCTGATGATGGGACAGTCGGTCCAATTGGCGGAATTCAACAGAAAATAGTTGCAGCCGATAAATCTGGAGCGGAAATATTCTTTGCCCCAAATGAAAACGGAGCAGCAGGTTCGAATTATGAAGATGCACTCATTGCAGCAAAGGATATCGACACGGACATGAAGATCGTACCGGTTGACAACTTTGATGATGCAATAGCCTATTTAGCGAAGCTGAAAGGAAAGGAAAAATGAAAAAAAGCGCAGGCAGTCATCTACTGTTTGCGCTTTTTTGATGATTGGATTTTTACTCTTAAAGATGGACGGGCCAAGCTTAAACCATTCTTCATTTGAAAATGATGGGAGATTCAAATTCCCGTTTCATCAAGGCAGCCTGATACGGTTCGGACAAGCCGAGTGCATACACCTGTGCCGCTCGTAAGTCCGTATCGATGTCCTGCTTCTGATAGGACGAAAGTTTAGAGATGAGCGGGAGGGGTAAGCCTTTTTTGACAGTGCGAAGATATTCTTGTCCCCGGCCATTCATGCCAAGAAGTCTTATATAGGCTGGTTGATCATTGTGAATCATCTGTTCCTTTAATGTATGGGTCAATATGTGGACGCACATCCGCTGTAGTCGTGTCCATGTGTAGCGTTTTGTCTTCAAATCTGCCATGAATCCAGAAAAGCTCGAAGATTGTTTGGCCATCTCCTTTATTCGGTGTTCTATGCCTTCCTCGATTTCGTATATTCCTGCCAATTCGTTTAAAGAGGAAGAAAGGATTCGGTATTTCAACAGGGGCCAATACATTTCCCAGTCATGCAAGGCATGGTAGCGCGTTAAATATTGCTCAAGACCATTCATTGTCGGCTGAGGAATATAACTGGAAACAGAATTTAATTCCCTGTGTTCATGGATGGCTTTACGTATCCCCGTTGCGCTGGCAATAGGGTCTTTGGACAATTTTGTTTCATGGTATCCGGCAGCGACCCTTTGAATCGTATAAGGGCGAATGTAGTAGCCATTTGATAGGGCAGCACTTACATACTCCTTTCCAAGAATATTATTTGGCTTCGTCAAATCCAATGCCGCATCATCATTGATGATCGATCGATAAGCCTGGGCAGCACTGGCCGGATAACTATTACCGGCATCCATAGCCGATTTAATTGCAGCATCGAATGCAGCGGAATTATCCGAAAGAATTCTGTGGGCGGTGATGAATGGTTCAATTCGGCCATCTTCGCTTCCGAAGCAAAAGGAGTCACAGCCAAGGGATTCCAAAAGGGAAATAGATCCTTTTGCAAATATCTCCGCCTTCTGTGTCGCGAAAGCATAGGGAAGTTCAATGACAAGATCTATGCCGCCATTCAAGGCCATTTCAGCACGGGTCCACTTGCTGACGATAGCGGGCTCGCCACGCTGTAAAAAGGGCCCGCTCATGACAGCGACCACAACATCTGCCCCTGTTTTTTCTCTACTTTCTCTTGCATGTAAAACATGTCCATTATGAAAAGGGTTATATTCGACTACTAAACCGCAAGCTTTCATTCGATCACCTCAGAGAAAAACTTTGTATTTTATCAACTTAGTGCTAAAATAGTATTTCAAGTAAAATTACTATAAGTAATCGTCCGGATTTTTTTGTTTGTAATGTTTCTTAAACCTAGACAATCAGTTAGGATGACTACATTATAGTGTAAAGAAAAAATATTGACAAACTTATAATTGAAAGCTATAATTATTTTTGTTGCCTTGAGGTGATTTCAATTGAAATGGACGATTAGTCAACTTCAAAAAATTCGGGACAAAGATTTACGGTTTGATGAACTGGTGGATGTCTTGGACATTAGAGAAAGAGACCCGCAAATTCGCGATGTTTCTCCGATCAGAGTAGCAGGAAGAGCTGATATCAGCTCGACCGAGATTACTTTTCACTTGCATCTTTCAGGTGAATTAACATTACCTTGCTCCCGTACACTGGTAGACGTTAAATATCCGATTGATATTGATACAAAGGAAACCTTTCTTTTAAAGGCAGATGGCGCCGATTTCTACGGAGACGATGTCACTGTTGTGGAAGGTGACGTTGTAGACTTAATACCGGTAATTAAAGAAAATTTATTGCTAGAAATTCCGATGCAGGTTTTTTGTGAGGATGTCGATTCGAATGAAGCTGCTCCTCAATCCGGGAAAGACTGGGCTGTTATTTCTGAAGAGGAAAATGAGCATAAGGTTGATCCGAGATTTGCAAAGCTTGCCGACTTTTTTGACAACAATAAAGAATCTTGATTGGAACGAAAAATCGTTAATCCGATTTTTCCAGCTTTTTTATATTTTTTAAGGAGGTGGGAATAATGGCTGTACCTTTTAGAAGAACGTCGAAAACTGTAAAAAGAAAACGTCGTACACACTTCAAGCTTCAAGTACCTGGTATGGTAGAATGCCCGAGCTGTGGTGGAATGACTCTTTCACATCACGTTTGTAAAGAATGTGGAACATATAAAGGAAAAGAAGTTGTCGCAAAATAATTTCTTGACCTACTTGAGAGCTATGCTTTCTTGATGCAACACGCTAATCAAAGCGCAGGGATTTTTCTCTGTGCTTTTTTTACAAATATATTTGGCAGAATATTTTGAATCATCTATGTTTGCCGATGGTTTCGGAGAAGGTGTTAACGTGGATCAAGTAATTAATGTTGAAAAAGATGAACGCGGTTTCATGAAGCTCCTGTTTAATAGACCGGAGAAAAGGAATGCCGTGAATTATCAATTGATGGACGAACTCGAGTCGATATTGTCAGAAGCTGCAGGCGATGCTGAAGTTAAGTTGCTGGTCCTGACAGGGGCGGGCTCCGAGGCATTCTGTTCAGGCGGGGATCTAAAGGAATTTCAGGATTTGCGCACAGAAGAAGAGGCCTTTGCTATGTTATCGAAAATGGGTGAAATTCTGTATAAACTAGCAGTTTTCCCAAAACCAACAATAGCGCTCATCAATGGAAGTGCTTTAGGCGGTGGGTGCGAAATTGCGACAGCTTGTGATTTCAGAATAGCAAAGAGGGAAGTTAAGCTGGGGTTTGTACAAGGTACTCTGGGAATAACGACAGGCTGGGGCGGGGCTTCACTTTTACTTGAAAAAATATCAG
This window contains:
- the rpmF gene encoding 50S ribosomal protein L32; protein product: MAVPFRRTSKTVKRKRRTHFKLQVPGMVECPSCGGMTLSHHVCKECGTYKGKEVVAK
- the coaD gene encoding pantetheine-phosphate adenylyltransferase, which translates into the protein MSKIAICPGSFDPITFGHLDIIQRGANVFDEVYVVIVNNSAKNSLFTVEERLELITEATAHMPNVKVDFYQGLTVDYAESVSANAIIRGLRATSDFEYEMQGTSMNRFLNNKIESFFIMTKNQYSFLSSSIVKEVAKYGGDISELVPSVVQKALAKKYKELKG
- a CDS encoding enoyl-CoA hydratase/isomerase family protein — its product is MDQVINVEKDERGFMKLLFNRPEKRNAVNYQLMDELESILSEAAGDAEVKLLVLTGAGSEAFCSGGDLKEFQDLRTEEEAFAMLSKMGEILYKLAVFPKPTIALINGSALGGGCEIATACDFRIAKREVKLGFVQGTLGITTGWGGASLLLEKISGQKALKLLLDAKIHKAEEAKELGFVDEIVGEGADGWERFAEDFLRHETGVLMAYKRLLVHKWQGSGLKGRMDAEIRECSKLWASDEHHAAVDRFLNKKK
- the ylbJ gene encoding sporulation integral membrane protein YlbJ, translating into MLKSKSKTVLLATSVTMMAVGLIIFPQESFEASKGGLNIWWTIVFPSLLPFLIFSELLISFGVVRFIGVMLEPFMRPLFRVPGVGGFVWAMGLASGFPAGAKYTVRLRQEEQLTRIEAERLVCFTNSSNPLFLFVAVAVGFFHNPHLGIILALSHYLGNFCVGIIMRFYRWKEEKSHTKVMTKLPSIRQAFSQMHRTRIKETRPFGSLLGDAVLSSIQTLLMIGGFIILFSVVNKLLFHMNITGLLASWVGGILHIFNFPDSLSLPFISGMFEMTLGSKLTSTVEDATLFQQTVMTSFILAFNGFSIQAQVASIIAATDIRFTPFFLARIAHGLLASIITILLWEPFYKGNMYSGSPLNAFPVSGSGEHANSLYQNMLDFGPILTLLFLILYIIIFTKRLFKGLS
- a CDS encoding YceD family protein, which codes for MKWTISQLQKIRDKDLRFDELVDVLDIRERDPQIRDVSPIRVAGRADISSTEITFHLHLSGELTLPCSRTLVDVKYPIDIDTKETFLLKADGADFYGDDVTVVEGDVVDLIPVIKENLLLEIPMQVFCEDVDSNEAAPQSGKDWAVISEEENEHKVDPRFAKLADFFDNNKES
- a CDS encoding SepM family pheromone-processing serine protease, whose product is MSRKMYVRTFLVVAILLIASALYSLPFYVSKPGMAKELEPIIEVSGGDEAKGSFMLTTVRMGRANIYSYMLAKWSKYQELYPETSIRSEDETDEEYNIRQLHLMDGSKNNAIQIAYEKAGKEVDYEYLGVYVLDVLKGMPAAKELKAGDQIIQVDDVKFKSAQEFMDYINGKKAGDEVKIVYKREETEKTAVLSLQPFKNDPNRVGIGISLDDNRKVTTIPAIAIDSEQIGGPSAGLMFSLEIYNQLTKGDLTSGYDIAGTGTMSDDGTVGPIGGIQQKIVAADKSGAEIFFAPNENGAAGSNYEDALIAAKDIDTDMKIVPVDNFDDAIAYLAKLKGKEK
- a CDS encoding nucleotidyltransferase, translated to MKACGLVVEYNPFHNGHVLHARESREKTGADVVVAVMSGPFLQRGEPAIVSKWTRAEMALNGGIDLVIELPYAFATQKAEIFAKGSISLLESLGCDSFCFGSEDGRIEPFITAHRILSDNSAAFDAAIKSAMDAGNSYPASAAQAYRSIINDDAALDLTKPNNILGKEYVSAALSNGYYIRPYTIQRVAAGYHETKLSKDPIASATGIRKAIHEHRELNSVSSYIPQPTMNGLEQYLTRYHALHDWEMYWPLLKYRILSSSLNELAGIYEIEEGIEHRIKEMAKQSSSFSGFMADLKTKRYTWTRLQRMCVHILTHTLKEQMIHNDQPAYIRLLGMNGRGQEYLRTVKKGLPLPLISKLSSYQKQDIDTDLRAAQVYALGLSEPYQAALMKREFESPIIFK
- the rsmD gene encoding 16S rRNA (guanine(966)-N(2))-methyltransferase RsmD is translated as MRVVSGICKGRPLKAVPGTGTRPTTDKVKESIFNMIGPYFEGGLVLDLFAGSGGLGIEALSRGMDKAIFVDRDFKANQTVKANLELCKFSDRAEVYKNDSERALKALVKREMTFELIFLDPPYKKQKLVEILEEIHKYRLLNDMGYIVCEHGHDVTLPEKVGDFTVKRKEVYGVIAVTIYQWGNVHEQGEL
- a CDS encoding YlbG family protein; translated protein: MLGARQGIIVYLHTLKQAKMLRKFGNIHYVSKKLKYVVLYTNMDEVEPLVEKLNNYSFVKKVDLSYKPFLKVEFENSKPDKAKEYDYKMGI
- a CDS encoding patatin-like phospholipase family protein, which translates into the protein MSKPKVGLALGSGGARGFAHIGVIKVLQQEGIPIDMIAGSSMGAMVAAFYGAGSDIERLYKLSRAFKRKYYLDFTIPKMGFISGKRTKDLIRVFTYGKKFEELDIPVAVVATDIKTGEKVIFQEGPIAPAVRASISIPGIFIPEKIGNRLLVDGGVVDRVPVSVVKDMGADIIIGVDVAHVKQDMEINSIYDVIMQSLDILQMELVKSREFASDVMIRPRVEKYSSKSFTNVQEIISIGEEAARGKIDQIKQSIVTWKESFEDEP
- a CDS encoding DUF7147 family protein, with the protein product MIQRFIEIGQGYSDIYELLEVGRNQKHRVARLMAMHTTINDKKVTSLVIVMQPTDPGKFQPLYICREGIPNPHETKNKRYELFENLAEELDRPIIEIDVKPSVLFAEIELYYQHLIGILRMNRYLPPLG